The nucleotide window gtatgtgtgttcagctgctgtggttgtgctaacagtgtgtggaaatctgctcgtcatcatctctgtttttcACTTTAAACAGCTTCACACACCGACTAACATGCTTGTGCTCTCTCTGGCTGTGTCAGATTACCTTGCTGGCTTTTTTGTAATGCCGCCAATGTTAATCTGGACTATTGAATCATGCTGGATTTTTGGGAAAGTTTTTTGCCTCATATACTGGCTGATTAGTTGTTTCCTTACGATATCCATCTATACTGTTGCACATATTGCTGTGGATCGATATTTCGCTCTCTCCAATCCCTTTCTTTACATGAACTTTGTGTCCGTAAAAAACACTCGTGTTGTAATAGTTTTTGACTGGTGTGTAGTCATGGGCTTTAGCCTAGCTGTTCTTTATTTTAACGGAAATAATCAAAATTCAGTAATGTGTTCTGGAGAGTGTTTTCTCCCTCTAAGTGAGGTTTGGACTGTAATTGATCTTGTTGTAtcatttatatttccactttctaTCATAATCATATTGTATACTCGAGTTTTTGTGATTGTTAGgaaacatgccactgctatcagagagcttaataatcacacacgacctaaaacacagaaaatcaccTTACAGTTaatgaaatctgagagaaaagcagctaaagtcctTGGAATTTtggtttttgtatttataatgtGTTTACTCCCATATTTCCTTTACAGTTTTTTAGGGAATGTCATTGAACTACAGACAGAAACCTTTCAGAAATTTTCGGTCTTGTTTTGTCTTAACTCCACCATTAATCCGGTTATTTATGCTCTGTTTTACCCGTGGTTTAGGAAATGCATGAAATTAATTGTAACACTGAAAATATTCAAAACAGACTCTGCGTTAATTAATGTGCTTTATTAAAATGTCTGTTTAACTCCTTTCAATAATGCACCTAAATGTTGCTATTATAATTTAAGGAATATAATAACTTATAACACATTTCAACCCCATTATGTATATCATAATGTACTATTaaaggtaagtttttttttttttaactcctggAATAGAAATcgataaaatattgcaataagatATTTGTTATAGATATGTAAAGGAAATGTGAATTATACTACTATACTATAAAGTTGTACTGgtcataattattggcacccctgctTAGGATGTGTTCTTaggcttttaattttttttttcattgtagaaGCATAATCTCAACCTGAAAATTGTGGAAAAATCTAACCCTTACTTaagtgaataaaacaaaaatacataactaaaaagatatatatatatatatatatatatatatatatatatttttttttttataaaaatcacctggacacaattattggcacccccaacaattttcataaaataaatgtaattggagcattttttcatatttactgTAGTTTAAAAAGGTGATCAGAGTAtctaaaaacttttaataaataatttacgaCTTTCTATTCAGCTTGTGGTTTAAATATGACATGACTCAGAGGCGCATTTCTCTTATGCACTCTTCAACATGGGAAAGACAAGAGAACACCTCCCTCTAAATAAGTAAGGCAGATGTGTGTCGACCCATAAGTCAGGTAATGGATACAAGAAAATAGCCACTCACCTAAATTCACCCGTACCTACAGTCAGTGGAATCATTAAGAAGTTTAAAACAACTGGAACATTGACAAACAAGGCCCATGTTTATCTTGACACGcctaggaaagaaaaaaagccctTTCATACCTATAATTGCAAACATAAATGTCTGGAGTTTAGTGGGACTTCACCTGGAACTGTGTgttgtggtcagatgagactaagATTGAGCtttttggcaaaaaaacaaataaaaacaaaaacactgtcTGGGTCTGGCGTAAAACAAAAGAAGAGTATAAAGAAAAGCACTtcatgcctgtttttttttcctctctctctctctctctctccatatatatatatatatatatatatatacgcgtaactcatcccatacgcgtaactcatcccataacctcatactccagtacacctatcctgaatggcaactacgctaattctctccatcttttctgtatttttctacccatcctgagacatctggagattgtgccagcttcagtagacaaaggccaaccctgcgaggtttctaaggcatcttgagaaggacctgctccagct belongs to Clarias gariepinus isolate MV-2021 ecotype Netherlands chromosome 2, CGAR_prim_01v2, whole genome shotgun sequence and includes:
- the LOC128541478 gene encoding trace amine-associated receptor 13c-like, with the protein product MNLSEFNQSDRCEHFSCPERSVSPAVYILLYVCSAAVVVLTVCGNLLVIISVFHFKQLHTPTNMLVLSLAVSDYLAGFFVMPPMLIWTIESCWIFGKVFCLIYWLISCFLTISIYTVAHIAVDRYFALSNPFLYMNFVSVKNTRVVIVFDWCVVMGFSLAVLYFNGNNQNSVMCSGECFLPLSEVWTVIDLVVSFIFPLSIIIILYTRVFVIVRKHATAIRELNNHTRPKTQKITLQLMKSERKAAKVLGILVFVFIMCLLPYFLYSFLGNVIELQTETFQKFSVLFCLNSTINPVIYALFYPWFRKCMKLIVTLKIFKTDSALINVLY